A stretch of the Vulcanisaeta souniana JCM 11219 genome encodes the following:
- a CDS encoding 2-phosphosulfolactate phosphatase — MNRVSMGTCMNKMHVFLSWFKDGVNPNADAYVVVDVLRFSTTVITALGIGFKRVYATPSLDKALALSRARDIPLAAEVEGIKPPMANLDNSPFEILSIGGTYVGSGRKELVIRSTAGALLTITLAKINVNTYIGSTINASALARKLMEKGYGTINIACAGYKAKEFAIEDLIGAGAIIHEIMKLCNDITLNEEGLAAYYLYKSVSNSLKEVFSQSKSGKIVLSTGHDHDIEIASDVNSSITVPKVTGISEDEIAIIERI, encoded by the coding sequence GTGAATAGGGTAAGTATGGGCACATGCATGAATAAAATGCATGTTTTTCTTTCCTGGTTTAAGGATGGGGTAAATCCCAACGCTGATGCGTATGTGGTTGTTGATGTGCTTAGGTTCTCCACCACGGTGATAACGGCCTTAGGCATTGGATTTAAGAGGGTGTACGCAACGCCTAGCCTCGACAAGGCACTAGCCCTTTCCAGGGCTAGGGATATTCCATTGGCCGCCGAGGTTGAGGGTATTAAGCCCCCCATGGCTAACCTGGATAATTCGCCCTTCGAAATACTAAGTATTGGAGGAACATACGTAGGAAGTGGCAGGAAAGAGCTCGTTATAAGATCAACAGCTGGCGCTCTATTAACGATAACCCTTGCCAAAATTAACGTAAATACCTACATAGGCTCAACAATAAACGCCTCAGCATTGGCCAGAAAACTGATGGAGAAGGGTTACGGCACAATAAACATTGCCTGTGCAGGGTACAAAGCCAAGGAATTCGCGATTGAGGACCTCATAGGCGCAGGCGCAATAATTCACGAAATAATGAAGTTATGTAACGACATAACACTTAATGAAGAGGGATTGGCGGCGTATTATTTATATAAGTCCGTGAGTAATTCATTGAAGGAAGTATTCTCACAAAGTAAATCCGGCAAAATAGTCTTAAGCACAGGGCATGATCATGATATAGAGATAGCAAGCGACGTTAATAGTTCTATAACAGTACCTAAAGTTACAGGGATCTCCGAAGATGAGATAGCCATAATAGAAAGAATATAA
- a CDS encoding DUF1097 domain-containing protein: MAEPKKEEYKVVQRVPFWLAVALTVVISIPFGVFLGPFNIALWSSFIAWAEYFAFGAVYKALKYIYTLFPLGALWGAISATFVNYFVTYLHSNLILNVVIWLFIWVAIMVYIMKYHQNFTKYSLAYFNGLSMYLAFYFAHIGPGVGGGPLTGNPLIDPWILWVWCYLSAILGGFLGWLNVQLTLPKKVRIP; the protein is encoded by the coding sequence ATGGCAGAACCCAAGAAGGAAGAGTATAAGGTCGTGCAAAGGGTGCCGTTTTGGCTTGCCGTGGCGTTAACGGTAGTTATTTCAATTCCATTCGGAGTATTCCTAGGCCCCTTCAATATAGCGCTTTGGTCCTCATTCATAGCCTGGGCCGAGTACTTCGCATTCGGCGCAGTATATAAAGCCCTTAAGTACATATACACGTTGTTCCCACTAGGCGCTCTATGGGGCGCGATTTCCGCAACATTCGTAAATTACTTCGTGACTTACCTACACTCAAACCTCATTTTGAACGTCGTGATATGGCTATTCATATGGGTCGCCATAATGGTCTACATAATGAAGTACCACCAGAACTTCACAAAATATTCATTGGCGTATTTCAACGGCCTAAGCATGTACCTAGCCTTCTACTTCGCACACATAGGCCCTGGCGTGGGAGGAGGACCACTGACTGGTAATCCACTGATTGACCCATGGATACTATGGGTCTGGTGCTACCTATCAGCGATCCTAGGGGGCTTCCTGGGGTGGTTAAACGTACAATTAACGCTCCCTAAGAAGGTAAGAATACCGTGA
- a CDS encoding Tm-1-like ATP-binding domain-containing protein, producing MSIKKPIIAILVTLDTKEAEGYFLKERINTYGGVPLLVDLSMRKYTPKLGRPDIGNEEVARVAGFSIDQVNNMDRAKGQEAMAKGAIKILKDRLSKGELHGVVGLGGTTGLSLNAMIMSELPLYMPKFIVTTAPEEGSRLVSGSDITLFWSITDIAGGEKVNTIEAEVLNRVAAAIVAAANPLPYSIEKRPIIFATQFGNTTPHIIVAKDYLSKQGYDVVAFHTLGKTGGYTMERLLEAGMAVGVLDVTTHELVDEVAGGVLSASFGEKLRLATAGLLGIPQVVLPGAVDMINFWGPETVPEKFRERCAYEHSKGVVTLIRATAEELYMVGKIMAERLNKARGSTLVIFPLRGFSIIDNEINAKPRPGAYCQRMVRRDGEFVFEGTNKPWFDKQADLQLLKALLERLDLSKPNIDLLVVDYNVNDPEIAAFAARALDEMIKGRWKKGHYPYLAEAMDPNRVIKDPKTLLSR from the coding sequence ATGAGCATTAAAAAACCCATAATCGCCATTTTAGTTACCCTAGACACTAAGGAGGCCGAGGGCTACTTCCTTAAGGAACGAATAAACACCTATGGCGGCGTTCCACTACTCGTAGACTTATCAATGAGGAAGTACACACCTAAGCTTGGCAGGCCTGATATAGGCAATGAGGAGGTTGCTAGGGTCGCTGGTTTCTCAATCGACCAGGTCAATAACATGGATAGGGCCAAGGGCCAGGAGGCCATGGCTAAGGGTGCCATTAAAATACTCAAGGACAGGTTAAGTAAGGGTGAACTTCACGGCGTAGTTGGGCTCGGTGGCACAACAGGTTTGTCCTTGAATGCAATGATTATGAGCGAGTTACCCCTCTACATGCCTAAGTTCATAGTGACCACGGCGCCAGAGGAGGGTTCTAGGCTTGTTTCCGGCTCCGACATTACGCTCTTTTGGTCAATAACCGACATAGCCGGTGGCGAGAAGGTAAACACCATAGAGGCCGAGGTACTTAATAGGGTTGCCGCCGCAATCGTGGCCGCGGCTAACCCATTGCCATACTCAATAGAGAAGAGGCCGATAATATTTGCCACGCAGTTCGGCAATACGACGCCCCACATAATAGTTGCCAAGGATTACCTTTCTAAGCAGGGGTATGACGTGGTTGCCTTCCACACGTTGGGAAAGACTGGCGGTTACACCATGGAGAGACTGCTGGAGGCTGGGATGGCTGTTGGGGTGCTTGATGTTACAACGCATGAGTTAGTTGATGAGGTGGCCGGCGGAGTACTAAGCGCCAGCTTTGGGGAGAAGCTCAGGCTAGCAACTGCAGGGTTACTGGGTATTCCCCAGGTCGTTCTTCCAGGCGCCGTGGACATGATTAATTTCTGGGGGCCCGAAACAGTGCCGGAGAAATTCAGGGAGAGGTGCGCCTATGAGCATAGTAAGGGAGTTGTCACGCTAATTAGGGCTACCGCCGAGGAGTTGTACATGGTTGGTAAAATCATGGCTGAGAGACTGAACAAGGCAAGAGGCTCCACCCTAGTAATATTCCCACTGAGGGGTTTTAGTATAATTGATAATGAAATTAATGCAAAGCCAAGGCCTGGGGCATACTGCCAGAGGATGGTGCGCAGGGACGGAGAATTCGTTTTTGAAGGCACGAATAAGCCCTGGTTCGACAAACAAGCCGATCTGCAATTACTAAAGGCGTTACTTGAGCGTCTAGACCTCTCGAAGCCGAACATAGATCTACTGGTGGTTGACTACAACGTTAATGATCCGGAGATTGCGGCGTTCGCTGCGAGGGCACTTGATGAAATGATCAAGGGCAGGTGGAAAAAGGGTCATTACCCATACCTAGCTGAGGCAATGGATCCGAATAGGGTCATTAAGGACCCAAAAACTCTGCTCTCCAGGTGA
- a CDS encoding phosphoenolpyruvate hydrolase family protein — protein sequence MVQYIPRKQVLDKLYEKVAAREPILGAGAGIGIIAKMAELAGIDFIVIYNSGRFRMAGFGSLAGLMPYGDAHQILLDLAQEVLSVVDHTPVLAGVTGTHPFYQGYRMKKFLEVLKDMGFSGVQNFPTVGLIDKNSLFRRNLEESGMGYDKEVVATRMAHELDMVTTPYVFDEEDTIEMIKAGADVVVIHLGLTAKGTIGARTTLSLQDGVRITQHLVDVARSQKSDIITIVHGGPVADVDDFKYVAERVKGLHGFFGATTFERLPVEKAVPEQIRAFKSIRMNPYP from the coding sequence ATGGTTCAGTACATACCTCGTAAACAGGTACTTGATAAACTCTATGAGAAGGTTGCGGCTAGGGAACCAATCCTCGGTGCCGGTGCTGGCATTGGGATTATAGCCAAGATGGCTGAGCTTGCCGGCATTGACTTCATTGTTATTTATAACTCCGGTAGGTTTAGGATGGCCGGTTTCGGTTCATTGGCAGGCTTGATGCCGTATGGCGATGCGCACCAAATACTCCTTGACTTGGCCCAGGAGGTTTTGAGCGTGGTTGATCACACGCCGGTTCTCGCAGGCGTCACCGGAACCCACCCGTTTTACCAGGGTTACAGAATGAAGAAATTCCTAGAGGTACTTAAGGACATGGGCTTCTCCGGCGTTCAGAACTTCCCGACGGTGGGCTTGATAGATAAGAATTCATTGTTTAGGAGGAACCTGGAGGAGTCAGGCATGGGTTATGATAAGGAGGTCGTGGCCACAAGGATGGCTCACGAACTCGACATGGTGACAACACCCTACGTCTTTGACGAGGAGGACACCATAGAAATGATAAAGGCCGGCGCCGATGTCGTGGTTATCCACCTTGGGTTAACCGCCAAGGGTACGATAGGCGCCAGGACTACCCTGTCGTTGCAGGATGGCGTAAGGATAACGCAGCACTTGGTTGATGTGGCACGTAGCCAGAAGTCGGACATAATAACAATAGTTCACGGAGGACCTGTGGCCGATGTGGATGACTTTAAGTACGTGGCCGAGAGGGTGAAGGGACTTCATGGATTCTTTGGGGCAACAACCTTCGAGAGACTTCCCGTCGAGAAGGCTGTTCCTGAGCAAATAAGGGCCTTTAAGTCAATAAGAATGAATCCGTACCCATAA
- a CDS encoding EVE domain-containing protein, protein MARYWLLMMNEENYRHTIEKGIYGLPEKSSKLKELIEPGDRLVVYITKKECRELCGSFTAILEVIGEWRKSSKPLWPDEVREGRILYPWC, encoded by the coding sequence ATGGCTAGGTATTGGCTGTTAATGATGAATGAGGAGAATTACCGGCATACAATTGAAAAGGGTATTTACGGCCTACCTGAAAAATCAAGCAAGCTCAAAGAGCTGATCGAGCCTGGCGATAGGCTAGTGGTCTACATAACAAAGAAGGAATGCCGAGAACTCTGTGGGTCATTCACGGCAATCCTAGAGGTCATTGGCGAGTGGAGGAAGTCGAGCAAGCCATTGTGGCCGGATGAGGTTAGGGAGGGTAGGATACTCTATCCCTGGTGCTAG
- a CDS encoding DUF1156 domain-containing protein yields MKQPSDPLIKYFPMREVNEYSAVEKGPGRPPYWEMVFWWTRKPLASARAVIASALLSREAYGNVQQFLNDLFPCRNEQKTVHNCNPSPRLIEKLRGRKLLDPFAGFGSIPLEGLRLGLDVTAVELLPTAYVFLKAILEYPVKFWKTTIEVSGKEVKELGLEDVAKKFNNARQINDSSRYKVPRLIYDVAKWGNWIVNQLRSDPDIKELYEEDVAVYIGTWEVKCPICGRYTPLVGNWWLARVKKGSSTYYRLAWMEWDNGIKVIDLNKKCREEGGGSCRELMAKVTTRDEEGGTVEWRGNKYKIPIKNIEPKRETAQCLYCKAEINHRVINGQIRKLTKKDGEWYVKWALRQWNELYEKYLKGEITLDELLRSPAKPRLLVKVRLINGDLEFEPTTEQDTEKLWRALEKLRAMWGDPDIPTEELWKYTASGGGALSIWIWGFDRFFKLFNPRQLFTLVKLVKLIREVGKKVEEERLREGLSQEEARKYAEAITTYLAIALLKHVNYNSIVTSTEPTQKFIRETLAFRGIAMTWNWVEEYPVSDVLGSFTRSLSSVIEGLEYLVSAVSGSPSRVRVLLDDASSLSKLGGEKFDVVVTDPPYAYDVAYSELSDFYYVWLKRALSDSDGVSLRPRFLSEAFFDEFGVEIPIQWQVFAPKEVSENKGRFEHFKMNVSFRDLLARAFANILRLLKDDGLLVVYYVAKKPESWENLVDALWRVNGLELVTAFPVATESEESVVARGKASVLGGYVSVWRKRVSAKPLDLDAVRESALAEIVDRVGGRLKVAGNFEGHTLWVYSYMAALEYLTSHYPVRAGGIELDSKGLLDYAVTLAFKALLRRTGVELHDRVAQAYLALRIIESERGYVDSDVLSHVERAVGFGHVEMVKYGLLGEVEIGGPRVAKRKAFEVLAPRRETVDEVRRVYHYQRGKSPVLDCFRQLQLNALAKASVNCGVDVRRETVDFARALVELGKVGILDEDDVDVKTARVIIGAEWWQ; encoded by the coding sequence ATGAAACAACCTAGCGATCCATTAATTAAGTACTTCCCGATGCGCGAGGTTAATGAATATTCAGCTGTCGAGAAGGGGCCTGGGAGGCCGCCTTATTGGGAAATGGTCTTTTGGTGGACGAGGAAGCCGCTTGCCAGCGCAAGGGCGGTGATAGCCAGTGCCCTTCTATCGAGGGAAGCCTACGGTAACGTGCAGCAGTTCCTAAACGACCTATTCCCATGCCGTAACGAGCAAAAGACCGTCCACAACTGTAACCCATCGCCGAGGCTTATCGAGAAGCTTAGGGGTAGGAAGCTCCTGGATCCATTCGCTGGCTTCGGCTCAATACCGCTCGAGGGGCTTAGGCTTGGCCTAGACGTAACCGCCGTCGAGTTACTACCCACAGCCTACGTATTCCTAAAGGCGATCCTCGAATACCCAGTCAAGTTCTGGAAAACTACCATTGAGGTATCGGGCAAGGAGGTTAAGGAATTAGGCCTCGAGGATGTTGCCAAGAAATTCAACAATGCGAGGCAGATTAACGACTCAAGCAGGTATAAGGTGCCTAGGCTCATCTACGATGTAGCCAAGTGGGGTAATTGGATAGTAAACCAACTAAGGAGCGACCCAGACATCAAGGAGCTCTATGAAGAGGACGTGGCAGTCTACATAGGTACCTGGGAAGTAAAATGCCCAATATGTGGAAGATACACACCACTAGTGGGCAACTGGTGGCTAGCAAGGGTCAAGAAGGGCAGTAGTACTTATTACAGGCTTGCCTGGATGGAGTGGGACAACGGCATTAAGGTAATTGACCTAAATAAAAAATGCAGGGAAGAAGGCGGTGGATCATGCAGGGAATTAATGGCCAAGGTCACCACGAGAGATGAGGAAGGCGGTACCGTTGAATGGCGTGGCAACAAGTATAAAATACCCATTAAAAACATTGAGCCCAAGAGAGAGACAGCCCAATGCCTATACTGCAAAGCCGAGATCAACCATAGGGTCATAAATGGACAGATAAGGAAGCTCACTAAGAAGGACGGCGAGTGGTACGTCAAATGGGCCCTAAGGCAGTGGAATGAATTATACGAAAAGTACCTAAAGGGCGAAATAACACTTGACGAACTACTGAGGAGCCCAGCCAAACCCAGGCTCCTAGTAAAGGTCAGGCTCATTAACGGAGACTTGGAATTCGAACCAACCACAGAGCAGGACACTGAGAAGCTTTGGAGAGCCCTGGAGAAACTTAGGGCGATGTGGGGAGACCCGGACATACCGACAGAGGAGCTATGGAAATATACTGCAAGTGGAGGAGGAGCGCTTAGCATTTGGATATGGGGCTTCGATAGATTCTTCAAACTCTTTAACCCACGCCAACTCTTCACCCTGGTAAAGCTCGTTAAACTAATACGTGAAGTGGGCAAAAAAGTCGAGGAGGAGAGACTTAGGGAGGGCTTAAGCCAGGAGGAAGCCAGAAAATACGCAGAAGCAATAACAACATACCTAGCAATAGCACTACTTAAACATGTCAATTACAACAGCATTGTAACGTCTACTGAACCTACTCAGAAATTTATTCGAGAGACTCTTGCCTTTAGAGGTATTGCTATGACATGGAATTGGGTAGAAGAGTACCCTGTCTCGGACGTATTAGGCTCGTTCACTAGGTCGTTAAGCTCCGTTATTGAAGGACTTGAGTACCTTGTTTCTGCTGTTTCTGGTAGTCCTAGTAGGGTTAGGGTTTTGCTTGATGATGCCTCTAGCCTGAGTAAGTTGGGTGGCGAGAAGTTTGATGTTGTTGTTACTGATCCTCCTTATGCATATGATGTGGCTTATTCTGAGCTTAGTGATTTTTACTATGTTTGGTTGAAGAGGGCTCTTAGTGATAGTGATGGTGTTTCGCTTAGGCCTAGGTTCTTAAGTGAGGCCTTCTTTGATGAGTTTGGTGTTGAGATTCCAATCCAGTGGCAGGTTTTTGCTCCTAAGGAGGTTTCTGAGAATAAGGGACGTTTTGAGCATTTTAAAATGAATGTTTCGTTTAGGGATTTGTTGGCTAGGGCCTTTGCAAACATACTGCGTCTCTTGAAGGATGATGGTTTACTCGTTGTTTATTACGTGGCTAAGAAACCCGAGTCCTGGGAGAATCTTGTTGATGCCTTGTGGCGTGTTAATGGCCTTGAGTTGGTCACGGCGTTTCCTGTCGCCACTGAGAGTGAGGAGAGTGTTGTGGCTAGGGGTAAGGCCTCGGTCCTTGGTGGTTATGTCTCGGTTTGGAGGAAGAGGGTTAGTGCCAAGCCTCTTGATTTGGATGCTGTTAGGGAGTCGGCCTTGGCTGAAATCGTTGATAGGGTTGGTGGTAGGCTTAAGGTTGCTGGTAATTTTGAGGGTCATACTCTTTGGGTTTATTCTTACATGGCTGCCCTTGAGTACTTGACTTCTCATTATCCGGTGAGAGCTGGTGGTATTGAGCTTGATTCCAAGGGCCTATTGGATTATGCTGTTACGCTTGCATTTAAGGCTCTCTTGAGGAGGACTGGCGTTGAGCTTCATGATAGGGTTGCCCAAGCTTACCTTGCCCTTAGGATTATTGAGAGTGAGAGGGGTTATGTGGATAGTGATGTTTTGTCTCATGTTGAGAGGGCTGTTGGCTTCGGCCATGTTGAAATGGTTAAATATGGGCTTTTAGGTGAAGTTGAAATAGGTGGTCCCAGGGTGGCTAAGCGTAAGGCCTTTGAGGTTTTGGCTCCACGTAGGGAGACTGTTGATGAGGTTAGGCGTGTTTATCATTATCAACGTGGTAAGTCTCCCGTGCTTGATTGCTTCAGGCAATTGCAGCTGAATGCCTTGGCTAAGGCATCCGTGAACTGTGGCGTTGATGTTAGGCGTGAGACGGTGGATTTTGCCAGGGCCCTTGTGGAGCTGGGTAAGGTTGGTATTCTTGATGAGGATGATGTTGATGTTAAGACCGCCAGGGTAATAATCGGCGCTGAGTGGTGGCAGTGA